The genomic window AGTCTATTTAATTTATCTTTACGAAGCCTTAACGGGCCTCCTGAATCACTTCCAGAACCAACTTTTCCACCATGGCCTCGCTAGGAGCGCCACTCCAGACCTGCTTGATATAGCCATTTTGGTCCAAAAGCATCAAAGTGGGAACAGCACGAATCCCATAACGGCGCCACAAATCCTGGGAAGCATCCCTATAAAGGGGGTATGGAGAGGCATGCTGACCATAGAAAGCGTTCAAGGTTTTCAAATCTTCATTGGAAATTCCAATAATTTCCAGTCCATCCTTGGCATGCTTGTTATAAACGCTTGCAAGGACCGGCAGGGTCTTACGGCAAGGGCCGCACCAGGTCGCCCAGAAGTCCAGAAGGGTGGCCTTAGGCTTTTCCTGACGTTTATTGCCATTCTGGTAGAAATTCTCTCCAAATTTGGCAATTTTGCTGCCAATCGCGGAACCAGTCAAGTTGCTGATATCATCGGGGCGGTCCGTAAGCTTCACCTTCAAGTTGAGTTTCTTATCCCCACGAACCACATCAAC from Fibrobacter sp. UWR4 includes these protein-coding regions:
- a CDS encoding thioredoxin-like domain-containing protein translates to MKKISVLLLLLACSAFATPWLGATFKRVTHENHLALRIIGVHPESGCFTAGVVADDLVVGIQGKVLTDISQVQEAVSKGKAGQVIKVDVVRGDKKLNLKVKLTDRPDDISNLTGSAIGSKIAKFGENFYQNGNKRQEKPKATLLDFWATWCGPCRKTLPVLASVYNKHAKDGLEIIGISNEDLKTLNAFYGQHASPYPLYRDASQDLWRRYGIRAVPTLMLLDQNGYIKQVWSGAPSEAMVEKLVLEVIQEAR